The window TGCAGAATTTTGTTACAACTTCCTTTCAATAATAGGTTCTTGTCCTATTGGCTTTGCTGAAAGACATTCCCAGAGTTGGAATGCATATTTCTGGAACTGTGGTTCACAAAACCATTGTGATCATGAGCGTATAATGTTCCCCAGACCTAAATTTAAATCCCTGCCTGATCAAGACAGTATGAGTTCCTCATTTTGAAAATGGGAATAATCGTAGCCTGCAATATAGTGGCTACATAGTTAGAAATCAGAATAATAAACAGCATATGCTTTATTGTGCTGCTGCGAAATTGTGTACATGTGCGTATAAACACACACTCTGTTCTGTGTTCAGCTGGTATTACTGATGCCACGTCTTATCTAACTGCAGAACGTTTAACTATCCTGAAAGCATCCTTGACTTGTGATTCAGTGCTACACAATACTTACCATTTTATTTGTAGCCCATTTTGTCTTAATGCCAGTGTAGAATCAcattatctctttctctccccccccccttcgcttGCTTAAATCTCCAAACGACAAATTTGCAGGGAAGAAATGCACTTATGGACACAAATGCAAATACTACCACCCGGAAAGAGGAAATCAGCCTCAGAGGTCAGTAGCAGACGAGCTTCGCGCCATGTCCAGGAGCACAGCTGCCAAAGCTGCTAGCGAAGGAGGTCTGGTGAAGAGCAACAGTGTCCCTTGCAGCACTAAGATAGATAGCACTTCGGATCTCAAGCGAGCTGCTCCAAAGAGGCAATCGGATCCTAGCATAAGGACTCAGGTCTACCAAGACTTGGAGGAAAAGCTTCCCACCAAAAACAAGTTGGAAACCAGGTCTGTACCTTCCCTAGTTAGTATACCGAACTCTGCTGCTGCAAAACCCCAAAGTACTGCACCTTTGAGCAATGGCCTTCCCTCCGGAGTTCATTTCTCACCTCAGGATCAAAGAGTGCAGGGGCCGTATCCTCCAGTGATGATGGCAACCAAAAACCATGGAACGCCAATGCCTTACGAGCAGTATCCCAAATGTGACTCTCCTGTGGACGGCTACTACTCTATGCTGAACGCATACTCGAACCTAAGCATCTCTGGCCCACGAAGTCCCGAAAGGCGTTTCTCTTTGGACACCGATTACAGGATTAGCTCCGTAGCTTCCGACTGCAGCAGCGAAGGGAGCACGAGCTGCGGCAGTAGCGATTCCTACATGGGCTACAGCGACCGGTCCTACGTGAGCTCTCCCGACCCCCAGCTTGAAGAGAACTTGAAGTGCCAGCATATGCACCCCCACGGCCACCTGAACTCGCAGCCCTTCCTGCAGGGCTACCACGAGACGCTGACCAGGGTGCAGAGCTACAGTCACGAAGAACCAAAGCACCACCACAAATCTCTGCTTCCCTACATGGCGGTCCACCTCCAGCATCCCGCCATTGGCGCTCGGTCCAGTTGCCCCGGGGACTACCCGGCTCCCCAGAGCTCGCCCCGCTCTAAGGGCATGCATCTGGGGAGAGCCCTCGTGTCCACCCGAGTAGACAGCATATCGGACTCGCGTTTGTACGACAATTCCCCGCTAAGGCAACGGAAGACGTACTCCGGCCAAGACGGACTTGGCAGCTGGGACAGGCAAGGCTACGGGGTTGATCCGTACAGCTACCGCCAAACTTACTCCTTGCCCAGCAACCCCAGCCAGCCGTGTTACGAGCAGTTTGCCTTCCAAAGCTTGCCTGAGCAGCAGGACCAGCCTTGGCGGATCCCTTACTGCGGGATCCCTCAGGACCCGCCACGGTACCAGGATAACCGAGAGAAGGTCTACATCAACCTGTGCAACATTTTCCCTCCCGATCTTGTGAGAATTGTCATGAAAAGGAACCCTCACATGACGGACGCTCAGCAACTCGCTGCAGCCATTTTGGTGGAAAAATCTCAGCTCGGTTATTGAGGACTCTGACGATGATGCATCTTTGCGGTGTCTTAATAGTTCCGTTTCAGCTGTAACGCTGAGGGAGGTTTGCTACAATAGCATGTGTGATCTCCTTCTCAGCAAGGAGGTTATCTAGTAATCCATTTATGTGAAATAA of the Lacerta agilis isolate rLacAgi1 chromosome 4, rLacAgi1.pri, whole genome shotgun sequence genome contains:
- the ZC3H12C gene encoding probable ribonuclease ZC3H12C isoform X1 gives rise to the protein MGLKDHLRHDLGHLYEDSTETHISAIAPWSMVEKPTMDKVNSRKEDANKETSEETGSSSCDSEESTNSDNELERPAIIGPELCFLPKTHRPLCRSPCLEPHILKRNEILQDLKLEEAQIVSKELKKPPDVVKEYQTKLEFALKLGYSEEQVQLVLNKLGTDALINDILGELVKLGNKTETDQSVSNINASIMREASSVESQRSDSPLPEDVPVDGDNLRPIVIDGSNVAMSHGNKEVFSCRGIKLAVDWFLERGHKDVTVFVPAWRKEQSRPDALITDQEILRKLEKEKILVFTPSRRVQGRRVVCYDDRFIVKLAFESDGIIVSNDNYRDLANEKPEWKKFIDERLLMYSFVNDKFMPPDDPLGRHGPSLDNFLRKKPIVPEHKKQPCPYGKKCTYGHKCKYYHPERGNQPQRSVADELRAMSRSTAAKAASEGGLVKSNSVPCSTKIDSTSDLKRAAPKRQSDPSIRTQVYQDLEEKLPTKNKLETRSVPSLVSIPNSAAAKPQSTAPLSNGLPSGVHFSPQDQRVQGPYPPVMMATKNHGTPMPYEQYPKCDSPVDGYYSMLNAYSNLSISGPRSPERRFSLDTDYRISSVASDCSSEGSTSCGSSDSYMGYSDRSYVSSPDPQLEENLKCQHMHPHGHLNSQPFLQGYHETLTRVQSYSHEEPKHHHKSLLPYMAVHLQHPAIGARSSCPGDYPAPQSSPRSKGMHLGRALVSTRVDSISDSRLYDNSPLRQRKTYSGQDGLGSWDRQGYGVDPYSYRQTYSLPSNPSQPCYEQFAFQSLPEQQDQPWRIPYCGIPQDPPRYQDNREKVYINLCNIFPPDLVRIVMKRNPHMTDAQQLAAAILVEKSQLGY
- the ZC3H12C gene encoding probable ribonuclease ZC3H12C isoform X2, with the translated sequence MRIQGKRMMEAETHSHGNKEVFSCRGIKLAVDWFLERGHKDVTVFVPAWRKEQSRPDALITDQEILRKLEKEKILVFTPSRRVQGRRVVCYDDRFIVKLAFESDGIIVSNDNYRDLANEKPEWKKFIDERLLMYSFVNDKFMPPDDPLGRHGPSLDNFLRKKPIVPEHKKQPCPYGKKCTYGHKCKYYHPERGNQPQRSVADELRAMSRSTAAKAASEGGLVKSNSVPCSTKIDSTSDLKRAAPKRQSDPSIRTQVYQDLEEKLPTKNKLETRSVPSLVSIPNSAAAKPQSTAPLSNGLPSGVHFSPQDQRVQGPYPPVMMATKNHGTPMPYEQYPKCDSPVDGYYSMLNAYSNLSISGPRSPERRFSLDTDYRISSVASDCSSEGSTSCGSSDSYMGYSDRSYVSSPDPQLEENLKCQHMHPHGHLNSQPFLQGYHETLTRVQSYSHEEPKHHHKSLLPYMAVHLQHPAIGARSSCPGDYPAPQSSPRSKGMHLGRALVSTRVDSISDSRLYDNSPLRQRKTYSGQDGLGSWDRQGYGVDPYSYRQTYSLPSNPSQPCYEQFAFQSLPEQQDQPWRIPYCGIPQDPPRYQDNREKVYINLCNIFPPDLVRIVMKRNPHMTDAQQLAAAILVEKSQLGY